The following proteins are encoded in a genomic region of Mycolicibacterium rutilum:
- a CDS encoding nuclear transport factor 2 family protein: MELWELCARGRVRDTLAQYNWSGDALRLDELAATFCEDGELEVRGTTPARGRDAIVEFLGGAVSGPAAAASASNVRRIVRHNVTNIRFTEVTPQQARVACYFTVYTEIGLDHYGRYRDLLVPVGDDWLIKHRFVSTDWSAPNSTMAR; this comes from the coding sequence ATGGAGCTTTGGGAGCTTTGCGCCCGCGGACGTGTCAGGGACACGCTCGCCCAGTACAACTGGTCCGGCGACGCGCTGCGGCTCGACGAACTCGCCGCCACGTTCTGCGAGGACGGCGAACTCGAGGTGCGGGGCACCACGCCGGCGCGCGGACGCGATGCGATCGTCGAGTTCCTCGGTGGCGCGGTCTCGGGACCGGCCGCTGCCGCGTCGGCGTCGAACGTCAGGCGCATCGTCCGCCACAACGTGACCAACATCCGCTTCACCGAGGTGACGCCGCAGCAGGCGCGGGTCGCGTGCTACTTCACCGTCTACACCGAGATCGGCCTGGACCATTACGGCCGCTACCGCGACCTGCTCGTCCCTGTCGGGGACGATTGGCTGATCAAGCACCGGTTCGTGTCGACGGACTGGAGCGCGCCGAACTCGACGATGGCCCGCTGA
- a CDS encoding SRPBCC family protein: MATSDSREVVIEASPAEILDVIADVESAPEWSSQHQGAEVLERDADGRPGKVRLKLKTMGISDEQVVQYSWTDSSASWTLLESSQLKTQSASYTLTPDGEKTKVRFEITVDPAVPIPGFVLKRAMKGGLEAATDGLRKQVLKVKKR, translated from the coding sequence ATGGCTACCAGCGATTCCCGTGAGGTCGTGATCGAGGCGAGCCCGGCGGAGATTCTCGACGTCATCGCCGACGTCGAGTCCGCTCCGGAATGGTCGTCGCAGCACCAGGGCGCTGAGGTCCTCGAGCGCGACGCCGACGGCCGGCCGGGCAAGGTCCGCCTGAAACTCAAGACCATGGGCATCTCCGACGAGCAGGTGGTGCAGTACTCATGGACCGACAGCAGCGCGAGTTGGACGCTGCTGGAGTCCAGCCAGCTCAAGACGCAGAGTGCGTCGTACACGCTCACCCCGGACGGGGAGAAGACCAAGGTGCGGTTCGAGATCACCGTCGACCCGGCCGTGCCGATTCCGGGGTTCGTGCTCAAGCGCGCGATGAAGGGCGGCCTCGAGGCCGCGACCGATGGGCTGCGCAAACAGGTGCTCAAGGTCAAGAAGCGCTGA
- a CDS encoding SRPBCC family protein translates to MAVTESREVVIEAAPDEILSVLYDLESLTEWSSAHQEIEILERDDQGRPTKSRQVVKIVGVTDEQVLDYTVYDDGVGWTLVKANQQRAQQGRYTLTPEDGGTRVHFELTVEPLVPLPGFLIKRGAKGLMETATDGLRKRVLAVRKG, encoded by the coding sequence ATGGCTGTCACCGAATCCCGCGAGGTCGTCATCGAGGCGGCACCCGATGAGATCCTGTCCGTCCTCTACGACCTCGAGTCGCTGACCGAGTGGTCGTCGGCGCATCAGGAGATCGAGATTCTCGAGCGAGACGACCAGGGCCGCCCGACGAAATCCCGCCAGGTGGTCAAGATCGTCGGAGTCACCGACGAACAGGTACTCGACTACACCGTCTACGACGACGGGGTGGGCTGGACCCTCGTCAAGGCCAACCAGCAGCGCGCACAGCAGGGCCGCTACACCCTGACCCCCGAGGACGGCGGGACGCGGGTTCATTTCGAGCTGACGGTCGAACCCCTGGTGCCGCTGCCCGGCTTCCTGATCAAGCGGGGAGCCAAGGGCCTGATGGAAACCGCGACCGACGGCCTGCGCAAGCGGGTGCTCGCCGTGCGGAAGGGTTGA